A genomic stretch from Chitinophagaceae bacterium includes:
- a CDS encoding histidine kinase, with protein MQIQIDPPVNNGLKDGKGNRVKFRKQSTIFKDLFYNFSGIKLIAEGPGKIIYIVSDSNNFGLINYNFSKGNIAPSPFMFPKNSGIDIKKIWFDLNGNLFIGTNTDTLYVIEDAANVVKDNTDKSKPGINFTTGLDKDSNIIVTKGAKLIKKFFLGKNVLPFSFMHDPDKDNIVWIGTNNGLLKFETQTGAFVYIIEPVKSNGITITHVSAEKTSGTIWFSTLDKGMGSYNTLNNSVRYYPYKTIPPINPLTKNPIQTFCRKSANEFFVAPVDSLPAVFNTETGIYTFISDKSFLETKNRTTDVKLDSYGNLYIIKGGGFYRAQGLLKDPLFAEVKPDSSIPLVVITEVQVNNIPYSQLKNTYVNYEVTKKIDLKYNENNLTIFFSGRSFSSDDTLTFAWKLDGYSDEWNNVPYSFLDEKFNIVDLQNIPPGKYLFHAKVKKGNGEWKKAEALLTIVITKPLWQNLWFLLLVLVCTVSLIFLIVRLRENAVRKQEREKLKYEKQLIEMEARALRAQMNPHFIFNCLNSIKALIQTDEKQKAAEYLTTFSKLIRTLFQNSDKRQISLYDEIETCKLYTQLEIMRFSGKLKCSFQIDQNLDLKSVKVPALILQPFIENAIWHGIAPKEEGGTISVILKQNDDHIICEIDDDGIGRKLSALNKPADTVTHISKGVHLSQARLNLEKTLNETNASIETFDKYEQNLAIGTRVILTFNFIN; from the coding sequence ATGCAGATTCAGATTGATCCGCCGGTAAATAATGGTCTAAAAGACGGCAAAGGAAACCGTGTTAAGTTTCGAAAGCAGTCAACTATTTTTAAGGATCTCTTTTACAACTTCTCAGGAATAAAGTTAATAGCAGAGGGCCCAGGCAAAATTATTTATATAGTAAGTGATAGTAATAATTTTGGCTTAATCAACTACAATTTTTCCAAGGGAAACATTGCGCCATCTCCGTTTATGTTTCCAAAAAACAGTGGAATTGATATCAAAAAAATATGGTTTGATCTAAACGGAAATTTATTTATAGGAACAAATACTGATACCCTGTATGTAATTGAGGATGCTGCGAATGTTGTAAAAGACAATACTGACAAAAGCAAGCCTGGAATAAATTTTACAACAGGATTAGATAAAGACAGTAATATTATTGTCACCAAGGGGGCAAAACTCATAAAAAAATTCTTTCTTGGAAAAAATGTTTTGCCCTTTTCATTTATGCATGATCCTGATAAAGACAATATTGTTTGGATTGGTACTAACAACGGGCTGCTCAAATTTGAAACACAAACAGGAGCCTTTGTGTATATTATAGAGCCGGTCAAAAGTAACGGCATTACTATAACGCATGTGTCTGCTGAAAAGACCAGTGGCACTATCTGGTTCAGCACATTAGACAAAGGAATGGGGAGCTATAACACTCTAAACAATTCTGTTCGTTACTATCCATATAAAACGATCCCTCCTATTAATCCCCTGACTAAAAACCCTATTCAAACATTTTGCCGGAAGTCTGCCAATGAATTTTTTGTAGCACCAGTCGATTCATTGCCCGCTGTATTCAATACAGAAACAGGTATTTACACATTTATCTCCGACAAATCTTTTTTAGAAACCAAGAACAGAACTACTGATGTTAAACTTGATTCATACGGAAATCTATATATAATAAAAGGAGGCGGTTTCTATAGAGCACAAGGCCTGTTAAAAGATCCATTATTTGCAGAAGTAAAACCAGACAGTTCTATCCCCCTCGTTGTAATTACAGAAGTTCAGGTGAATAATATACCTTATTCACAATTAAAAAACACCTATGTTAATTATGAGGTTACTAAGAAAATAGATCTCAAATACAATGAAAACAATCTGACTATATTCTTTTCAGGGAGAAGTTTCTCCTCAGACGATACACTGACATTTGCATGGAAACTGGATGGGTATTCTGACGAATGGAATAATGTTCCGTACTCCTTTTTAGACGAAAAATTTAACATTGTTGATTTGCAGAATATTCCACCGGGAAAGTACCTCTTTCATGCTAAAGTAAAAAAGGGAAACGGAGAATGGAAAAAAGCTGAAGCATTACTTACCATTGTTATTACAAAACCTTTATGGCAAAATTTGTGGTTCTTGTTGTTAGTACTGGTCTGCACTGTATCCTTAATTTTTTTGATTGTACGGTTAAGAGAAAATGCAGTAAGAAAGCAGGAAAGAGAAAAATTAAAGTATGAAAAACAACTGATTGAAATGGAAGCCCGTGCACTTCGTGCTCAAATGAATCCCCATTTTATATTTAATTGTCTTAACTCAATTAAAGCCTTGATTCAAACGGATGAAAAGCAAAAGGCAGCTGAATATCTCACAACTTTCTCTAAACTGATCAGAACATTATTTCAGAATTCAGATAAACGGCAGATCAGTTTGTATGATGAAATTGAAACATGTAAGTTATATACACAATTAGAAATCATGCGCTTTTCCGGAAAATTAAAATGCAGCTTTCAAATTGACCAGAACCTGGATTTGAAATCAGTAAAAGTACCAGCATTGATTCTCCAGCCTTTTATTGAAAATGCCATCTGGCATGGAATCGCTCCCAAAGAGGAGGGTGGAACAATTTCAGTAATCCTGAAACAGAATGACGATCATATTATTTGCGAAATAGATGATGATGGCATTGGTCGTAAATTATCTGCACTAAACAAACCGGCAGATACAGTTACACATATATCAAAAGGAGTTCATCTTTCTCAGGCAAGATTAAACCTAGAAAAGACTTTGAATGAAACAAATGCAAGTATTGAAACATTTGATAAGTATGAACAGAATCTTGCAATAGGAACAAGGGTAATACTGACTTTCAATTTCATTAACTGA
- a CDS encoding cupin-like domain-containing protein — MKMNIDTPIPVVDGTTITKKEFTEKYLRPQKPVVLRGLWKQYPAYEKWTMDFFKKTMGELEVNLFSTKQANPSETLSVPHAKMKFNEYLDLIEKEPTDLRLFLFPVFKHKPELTKDFGYPKITGRYIKLPFMFFGPKHSVTRMHMDIDMSNVFLTQFAGKRRVVLFPPDQSDLLYRLPFNVHGLVDIDKPDFETYPALQYAKGCSTILETGDTLFMPSGYWHHIEYTEGGFGLSVRTLGATVGTILSGLWNVTLQRKFDDIMFKIRGQKWFNYKKQLAIKRGERAVQKFQGTVLQ, encoded by the coding sequence ATGAAGATGAATATTGATACGCCAATTCCTGTAGTTGACGGAACAACCATTACAAAAAAAGAGTTCACAGAAAAGTACCTGAGACCTCAGAAACCTGTTGTGCTCCGTGGCTTGTGGAAACAATACCCCGCTTATGAAAAGTGGACCATGGATTTCTTTAAGAAAACGATGGGCGAGCTTGAAGTAAATCTTTTCAGCACCAAGCAGGCCAATCCAAGCGAAACGCTGAGTGTGCCACATGCAAAAATGAAATTCAACGAATATCTTGATCTTATAGAAAAAGAACCAACCGATCTGCGTTTGTTCTTATTTCCTGTTTTCAAACATAAACCTGAACTCACCAAGGATTTCGGTTACCCGAAAATTACCGGGCGTTATATCAAGTTGCCATTCATGTTCTTTGGCCCGAAACATTCTGTAACACGCATGCACATGGATATTGACATGAGCAATGTGTTCTTAACTCAGTTTGCAGGCAAGCGCCGTGTAGTATTATTCCCTCCTGATCAAAGCGATTTATTATACCGTCTTCCTTTCAACGTACATGGCTTGGTTGATATTGATAAACCGGATTTTGAAACTTATCCTGCATTACAGTATGCAAAAGGATGCAGTACTATTTTAGAAACCGGCGATACACTGTTCATGCCAAGTGGTTACTGGCATCATATTGAATATACCGAAGGTGGGTTTGGTTTATCAGTACGTACATTGGGTGCAACTGTTGGAACCATCCTAAGCGGTTTATGGAATGTTACACTCCAGCGTAAGTTTGATGATATCATGTTTAAGATCCGTGGACAGAAATGGTTCAACTATAAAAAGCAGTTAGCCATTAAACGTGGTGAAAGAGCGGTGCAGAAATTCCAGGGAACTGTATTGCAATAA
- a CDS encoding four helix bundle protein produces MNAKIKCFEDLVIWQKAQELAEKIYKLAESNKFIQKDFSLKDQLRSAALSISDNIAEGFEYNNNPDFYRFLRIAKGSCGEIRNKVRFIQRINIIEEKEGTALCDESRMLSSQIGELMKK; encoded by the coding sequence ATGAATGCTAAAATTAAATGCTTCGAAGATTTAGTCATTTGGCAAAAAGCACAGGAACTCGCAGAGAAAATTTATAAACTTGCCGAGTCAAACAAGTTTATTCAAAAAGACTTTAGTTTGAAAGATCAACTGCGAAGTGCAGCGCTTTCAATTTCAGACAATATTGCAGAAGGGTTTGAATATAATAACAACCCGGACTTTTACCGATTTCTTAGAATTGCAAAAGGATCATGTGGGGAAATTAGAAATAAAGTAAGATTTATTCAGCGAATAAACATTATTGAAGAAAAAGAAGGAACTGCTTTGTGTGATGAATCAAGAATGTTGAGCAGCCAGATTGGCGAGTTGATGAAAAAGTAA
- a CDS encoding histidine kinase, which produces MKKVIGFLKIFYKPIGMQIFLFFLITPLFNILFSYTLIVLIPFFITSKPLQLRFPPIQVIFQINIILAPSLFVWNLIYFLYKYIKKVRAEEENRAALKIQIAELQAKKLRAQMNPHFIYNCLNTLKVLIRTGEKQNTTTYLTTFSKLIRALFQNSDKQKISLYDEIENCKLYTQLESIHFGNKIKINFRIDSDLDLKSVMVPALIVQPFIENAIWHGIAPKENGGTINITIKQQEDQVLCEVDDDGIGRRSSQLNKASDSLNHESKGVHLSEARLDLEKTLNDTYTGIKIYDKYEQGEPMGTKVILIFNLN; this is translated from the coding sequence ATGAAAAAAGTAATTGGCTTTTTGAAGATCTTCTATAAGCCAATTGGGATGCAAATATTTTTGTTTTTTTTGATTACACCTCTTTTTAATATTCTTTTCTCCTATACTTTAATAGTTCTTATTCCTTTTTTTATTACTAGCAAGCCGCTTCAACTTAGATTTCCGCCCATACAGGTTATTTTTCAAATAAATATAATTCTTGCTCCTTCCCTTTTTGTTTGGAATTTAATTTACTTTCTATATAAATACATCAAAAAAGTAAGAGCTGAAGAGGAAAATAGGGCGGCATTAAAAATTCAGATAGCAGAACTACAGGCAAAAAAGTTGCGTGCACAAATGAACCCGCATTTTATCTACAACTGTCTCAACACTCTAAAAGTTTTGATACGAACCGGCGAAAAACAAAACACTACAACTTACCTTACCACTTTTTCCAAACTGATCAGGGCCTTATTTCAGAACTCAGATAAACAGAAGATTAGTCTTTACGATGAAATAGAAAACTGCAAATTATACACCCAGCTAGAAAGTATTCACTTTGGCAATAAAATAAAAATTAACTTTCGAATAGATTCAGACCTTGACCTGAAATCTGTGATGGTTCCGGCACTCATTGTTCAGCCATTTATTGAAAATGCTATCTGGCATGGGATAGCACCAAAAGAAAATGGTGGAACAATAAACATCACTATAAAACAGCAGGAAGATCAGGTTCTTTGTGAAGTAGATGATGACGGTATTGGCCGCAGATCATCGCAACTCAACAAAGCCTCTGATTCGCTTAACCACGAATCAAAAGGTGTTCATCTCTCAGAAGCAAGATTAGATCTTGAAAAAACTTTGAATGATACTTATACTGGAATTAAAATATATGATAAATACGAGCAAGGTGAGCCTATGGGAACAAAAGTAATTCTGATCTTCAATCTTAATTAA
- a CDS encoding polysaccharide deacetylase family protein codes for MAKKVAASKTGGFVYNRGAIIRGDTSTLPFGERRRGAIALVFTGHEFADGGEFITKSLKQQNIKASFFFTGDFYRKASFKPIIQQLKKEGHYLGAHSDKHLLYADWNKRDSLLVTKEQFKKDLLQNYTEMKQFGISKSNASFFLPPYEWYNDSIAAWTKELGLQLINYSPGTKSNADYTWPELKNYQSSDSIYQSIIRYEQSHSSGLNGFILLIHIGTDPKRTDKFYLQLPKLLKELKQKGYQFKRVDELLNKR; via the coding sequence ATTGCCAAAAAAGTAGCTGCCTCCAAAACAGGAGGCTTCGTTTATAATCGGGGTGCCATCATTCGGGGTGATACAAGCACTCTCCCCTTTGGGGAGAGACGGAGAGGGGCCATTGCCCTAGTATTTACAGGTCATGAATTTGCTGATGGCGGTGAGTTCATTACTAAGTCATTGAAACAACAAAACATTAAAGCTTCATTCTTCTTCACCGGTGATTTTTACAGAAAGGCTTCTTTCAAGCCCATTATTCAGCAGTTGAAAAAAGAAGGACATTATCTCGGAGCACATTCTGATAAGCATTTGTTATATGCCGACTGGAACAAACGTGACAGTCTGCTTGTTACGAAAGAGCAATTCAAAAAAGATTTGTTACAAAATTATACGGAGATGAAACAATTCGGTATCAGTAAATCAAACGCATCGTTCTTTCTGCCACCTTATGAATGGTATAACGATTCCATTGCAGCATGGACTAAAGAACTGGGTCTGCAACTCATCAATTATTCACCTGGCACAAAATCAAATGCAGATTACACCTGGCCAGAACTGAAAAACTATCAAAGCAGTGACAGCATTTACCAATCCATCATCCGCTATGAACAATCGCATTCTTCAGGATTAAATGGATTTATTCTGTTGATACATATCGGCACTGATCCCAAACGCACAGATAAGTTCTATCTCCAATTGCCAAAACTGCTGAAAGAGTTAAAACAAAAGGGTTACCAGTTCAAAAGAGTGGATGAATTGCTGAACAAACGATGA
- a CDS encoding response regulator transcription factor translates to MIRSIIVDDEPQNASMLKNDLSGNCPEVQVIAVCHSAKEGIFSIKKEKPDLVFLDIEMPWMNGFEMLEMLDEIRFNIIFTTAHDQFAAKAFRISAVDYLLKPIDASDLREAVNKAAKRIDQQKGNANIENLLRNIKQPSAEQRIALPNKDGYEFVEVSHIIFCQAEGAYTKVFLDNKKHILVSKTLGDIEELLPKDLFQRIHHSTVVNLQFVTHFIRTDGGYVKLLTGEQLTVSKSKKEAVMERLGLK, encoded by the coding sequence ATGATCCGATCTATTATAGTTGACGACGAACCGCAAAATGCTTCTATGCTGAAGAACGATCTTTCAGGTAATTGTCCGGAAGTGCAGGTTATTGCTGTTTGTCATTCAGCAAAAGAAGGCATTTTCTCTATTAAAAAAGAAAAGCCCGATCTCGTTTTTCTTGATATTGAAATGCCCTGGATGAATGGTTTTGAAATGCTGGAGATGCTCGATGAAATCCGTTTCAATATTATATTTACTACGGCACATGATCAGTTTGCAGCCAAAGCTTTCCGCATCAGTGCTGTTGATTATCTACTGAAACCAATTGATGCAAGTGATCTGAGAGAAGCTGTCAATAAAGCTGCAAAGAGAATAGATCAGCAAAAGGGAAATGCCAATATTGAAAATCTGCTCCGGAACATCAAACAACCCTCCGCTGAACAAAGGATCGCTTTACCAAATAAAGATGGCTATGAATTTGTTGAAGTGAGCCATATCATTTTCTGCCAGGCTGAGGGAGCTTATACCAAAGTATTTCTTGATAATAAAAAACATATCCTTGTTTCAAAAACACTGGGTGATATTGAAGAGCTGCTTCCCAAAGATCTTTTTCAGCGCATTCATCACTCAACTGTTGTTAATCTGCAGTTTGTTACACATTTCATCCGCACCGATGGCGGCTATGTAAAACTGCTGACAGGTGAACAACTGACTGTATCAAAATCAAAAAAAGAAGCAGTTATGGAGCGATTGGGTTTAAAGTAA
- a CDS encoding histidine kinase encodes MPKKNKYWRFQIVGWFSFTCIVFFLLFSNTPAILKPPHLLYSTLPLFSVLPLLGIFLSHLIKVLINHLQLLEKPIWKQVLFIIMTNTLCPWILFLLLHISTSLIRMGRFPNFNLKWFTNPLTLIELLSFATAFTIWTLAYYIFQYIKKIRTEEHKKANLKIEMIEMEARALRAQMNPHFIFNCLNSIKSLIQTEEKQKAEEYLIAFSNLIRTLFQNSDKRQISLFEELETCKIYMQLESMRFGNKLHSALIIEPNLDLKSVMVPALIIQPFIENAIWHGIVPKKSIGSVSVTVKQKDEVIICEVDDDGIGRHQSKLRRPEGMATHESRGVHLSTARLNIEKMLSNDKSTIKTLDKFENGKAAGTCVILTFNQPH; translated from the coding sequence ATGCCTAAAAAAAATAAATACTGGAGGTTTCAGATAGTAGGATGGTTTAGTTTTACTTGCATTGTGTTTTTCCTCCTTTTTTCAAATACTCCTGCAATTTTAAAACCCCCACATTTACTTTACTCTACTCTTCCTCTCTTTTCAGTGCTGCCGTTATTAGGAATATTCCTTTCTCACTTAATCAAAGTTCTTATTAATCACCTGCAACTTCTTGAAAAACCAATATGGAAGCAAGTTCTTTTCATTATTATGACAAACACCTTATGCCCCTGGATCCTTTTTCTTTTATTACACATTTCGACTAGCCTTATTAGGATGGGCAGGTTTCCTAATTTTAATCTCAAATGGTTTACAAACCCACTTACTCTTATTGAGCTCCTGTCTTTTGCAACAGCTTTTACAATCTGGACTCTTGCCTATTATATTTTTCAATACATAAAAAAAATTCGTACTGAAGAGCACAAGAAAGCAAATCTAAAGATTGAAATGATTGAAATGGAAGCTCGTGCGCTGCGTGCTCAAATGAATCCGCACTTTATATTTAATTGTCTTAATTCCATCAAATCATTAATACAGACTGAGGAAAAGCAAAAAGCGGAAGAATACCTCATTGCGTTCTCAAATTTAATAAGAACATTGTTTCAGAATTCGGATAAAAGACAAATTAGTTTATTTGAAGAACTGGAAACCTGTAAAATTTACATGCAACTGGAGAGTATGCGTTTTGGCAATAAATTACACAGCGCATTAATAATTGAGCCTAATCTTGATCTGAAATCTGTGATGGTCCCAGCATTGATTATTCAACCTTTTATTGAAAATGCCATTTGGCACGGAATTGTTCCAAAAAAAAGTATCGGATCGGTATCCGTAACTGTTAAACAAAAAGATGAAGTAATCATCTGTGAAGTTGATGATGACGGCATTGGTCGTCATCAATCAAAATTAAGAAGACCAGAAGGCATGGCTACCCACGAATCGAGAGGAGTCCATCTCTCTACCGCAAGATTGAATATAGAGAAAATGTTAAGCAACGACAAATCTACTATTAAAACACTTGATAAGTTTGAAAATGGTAAGGCTGCAGGCACATGTGTAATTTTAACGTTTAACCAGCCGCATTAA
- a CDS encoding fumarylacetoacetate hydrolase family protein produces MKLVSYLKEEHEQLGVVVDGTVFDIDTLHPDLPTSMNMFLSYWDDYLPVALAGLNSLEEGRMMPRGTQQIEDVQLLAPVPLPPSCRDGYAFRQHVEAARRSRKVEMIPQFDQYPIFYFMNHHGIQGPGEVRCMPDHLEKLDFELEVAIVICKPGRNIRAEEADQYIGGLMIMNDLSARRLQGEEMLLNLGPAKGKDFSTAIGPWLVTLDELEQYVVPAKENHVGLNWNLNMKCFVNGVQVSNGNVADMDWTFAELIERASYGATLYPGDVIGSGTVGTGCFLELNGTGRLNDPNYKEQWLQEGDVVELEIDGLGKLSNTIVRDEDDFSILARKKL; encoded by the coding sequence ATGAAATTAGTTTCTTATCTAAAGGAAGAGCACGAACAGCTGGGAGTTGTTGTTGATGGAACCGTGTTTGATATTGATACACTTCATCCCGATCTTCCAACAAGTATGAATATGTTTTTAAGTTACTGGGATGATTACCTGCCAGTTGCTCTCGCAGGGTTAAATTCACTGGAAGAGGGAAGAATGATGCCAAGAGGTACGCAACAAATTGAAGACGTACAATTGCTGGCTCCTGTTCCCTTGCCGCCAAGCTGTCGTGACGGATATGCATTTCGTCAGCATGTGGAAGCAGCAAGAAGAAGCCGTAAGGTTGAAATGATTCCGCAGTTTGATCAATACCCGATCTTTTACTTCATGAATCATCACGGCATTCAGGGGCCCGGTGAAGTAAGATGTATGCCCGATCATTTAGAGAAACTCGATTTTGAACTGGAAGTGGCGATAGTTATCTGCAAACCCGGACGCAATATCCGTGCAGAAGAAGCCGATCAGTACATTGGAGGTTTGATGATCATGAACGATCTCAGTGCAAGACGTTTACAGGGAGAAGAAATGCTGCTGAATCTTGGTCCGGCAAAAGGGAAAGATTTTTCAACAGCAATCGGCCCATGGTTAGTAACATTAGATGAACTGGAACAATATGTTGTACCTGCAAAAGAAAATCATGTTGGGCTAAACTGGAACCTGAACATGAAATGTTTTGTAAACGGTGTGCAAGTGAGCAATGGAAATGTGGCTGATATGGACTGGACTTTTGCAGAGCTGATTGAACGTGCAAGCTATGGCGCTACTTTGTACCCGGGTGATGTGATTGGCAGCGGTACAGTTGGAACCGGATGTTTTTTAGAATTGAATGGTACAGGCAGACTTAACGATCCCAACTATAAAGAACAATGGTTGCAGGAAGGCGATGTAGTGGAGTTGGAAATTGATGGACTGGGGAAGCTGAGTAATACAATTGTAAGGGATGAAGATGACTTTTCGATTTTGGCAAGGAAGAAGTTATGA
- a CDS encoding DUF4197 domain-containing protein, translating into MLKRFLILLTVPLFFTSCEVLSQLPSTANTGSVTPTEAEAGQGIKEALAQGLSRAVLNLNKSDGFFGNQLYKVLLPPDAQKVEATMRRIGLGKTVDKAILQINRGAEDAVGYATPIFVNAIKQMSIKDAINIIRGPKDGATNYFKEKTTAALIEAFSPVVKSSLDKVEATKYYGDLINSYNKFPTTRNKINPDLTSYVVGKTVDALFDQIAKEELEIRENPIKRGTEILKKVFGAVWK; encoded by the coding sequence ATGTTGAAACGTTTCCTCATTTTATTAACCGTTCCCCTGTTTTTCACTTCTTGTGAAGTATTAAGTCAACTACCCTCAACTGCAAATACAGGCTCCGTAACTCCTACAGAAGCTGAGGCCGGGCAGGGAATTAAAGAAGCTTTGGCCCAGGGTTTAAGCCGTGCCGTGCTTAATCTGAATAAATCCGATGGATTTTTTGGCAACCAGTTGTACAAAGTATTACTTCCGCCCGATGCACAGAAAGTAGAAGCTACCATGCGCCGTATTGGATTAGGAAAAACAGTTGATAAAGCTATTCTGCAAATCAACCGTGGTGCTGAAGATGCAGTAGGTTATGCAACGCCCATTTTTGTAAATGCCATTAAACAGATGAGTATTAAAGATGCCATCAATATCATCCGTGGGCCAAAAGATGGTGCAACCAATTATTTCAAAGAAAAAACAACCGCTGCTTTGATCGAAGCATTTTCTCCTGTTGTGAAAAGTTCCTTAGACAAAGTAGAAGCAACAAAATATTATGGTGACCTGATTAACAGTTATAATAAATTCCCAACAACAAGGAATAAGATCAATCCTGATCTTACTTCTTATGTAGTAGGTAAAACAGTTGATGCTTTGTTTGATCAGATCGCTAAAGAAGAGTTAGAGATCAGGGAAAACCCGATCAAGCGTGGTACTGAAATACTGAAGAAAGTATTTGGTGCAGTTTGGAAGTAG
- a CDS encoding flavin reductase family protein, translated as MQKQQWLQHAIAPRPVAFASTIDKEGNVNLSPFSFFNLFSSNPHIVVFSPARRVRDNTTKDTLDNVLQWPEVVINIVDYDMVQQVSLSSCEFPKGTNEFIKAGFTEEAATLVKPPMVKESKVKMECKVLEVKPLGTEGGAGNLVICEVLRMHVDESILNEEKTMIDQRKLHHIARLGGDWYCKVDETNLFAVAKPNIKLGIGIDALPETIRSSKVLTGNNLGQLANVHDYPVVDATFYDERLKNIIQYFSINPDEMDVELHRYAKELLDAGKVSEAWQILLADS; from the coding sequence ATGCAAAAACAACAATGGCTGCAACATGCCATTGCTCCAAGACCTGTTGCTTTTGCATCAACCATTGACAAAGAAGGGAACGTGAACTTAAGTCCGTTTAGTTTTTTTAACCTGTTTTCTTCCAATCCGCACATCGTTGTGTTTTCACCTGCACGTCGTGTAAGAGACAATACAACAAAAGACACCCTCGATAATGTGTTGCAATGGCCAGAAGTTGTCATCAACATTGTTGATTATGATATGGTGCAGCAGGTAAGTTTAAGCAGCTGCGAATTTCCAAAAGGAACAAATGAATTTATCAAAGCAGGATTTACAGAAGAAGCGGCAACATTGGTAAAGCCTCCCATGGTAAAAGAAAGTAAGGTGAAGATGGAGTGTAAGGTACTTGAAGTAAAACCGTTGGGAACGGAAGGCGGTGCAGGTAATCTTGTGATCTGTGAAGTTTTGCGGATGCATGTTGATGAAAGCATACTTAACGAAGAAAAAACAATGATCGATCAGCGTAAGCTGCATCATATTGCAAGGCTGGGTGGCGACTGGTATTGTAAAGTGGATGAAACGAATTTGTTTGCCGTTGCAAAACCGAATATAAAATTGGGCATCGGTATTGATGCTTTGCCTGAAACGATCCGAAGCAGTAAAGTTTTAACCGGAAATAACCTCGGTCAGTTAGCCAATGTGCATGATTATCCTGTGGTAGATGCAACATTCTACGATGAGCGTTTAAAAAATATCATCCAGTATTTTTCGATTAACCCCGATGAAATGGATGTAGAATTACACCGCTATGCAAAAGAGTTGCTGGATGCAGGTAAAGTAAGTGAGGCGTGGCAGATTTTGCTGGCGGACAGTTAA